From Acinetobacter sp. ASP199, the proteins below share one genomic window:
- the ruvA gene encoding Holliday junction branch migration protein RuvA — protein sequence MIGCLIGEVLALEAPTVLLNVNGVGYEIDTPLTTFCQLQKGQKITLWTHLAVREDAQLLYGFLNAQEKTIFRTLLKVNGVGPKMALGILSTLSVEMLIHTVENEDVNTLVKVPGVGKKTAERLMIELRDRFKAMASGSTPANSTTSQIQFMGNSAVAEAEAALQSLGYKPAEAQKLVNAAKGDFTEASDIIRAALKSMNR from the coding sequence ATGATTGGATGTCTGATTGGTGAAGTGCTGGCGCTGGAAGCACCGACTGTTTTGTTGAATGTAAATGGGGTGGGTTATGAAATTGATACGCCACTGACCACTTTCTGCCAGTTGCAAAAAGGCCAGAAAATTACCCTGTGGACGCATCTAGCCGTGCGTGAAGATGCCCAGTTGCTGTATGGTTTCTTGAATGCCCAGGAAAAAACTATTTTCCGCACTTTATTAAAGGTGAATGGTGTTGGCCCAAAAATGGCACTTGGCATTCTATCTACACTAAGTGTAGAAATGCTGATTCATACTGTAGAAAATGAAGATGTGAATACCTTGGTGAAAGTGCCCGGCGTAGGCAAGAAAACTGCAGAACGTCTGATGATTGAACTGCGTGACCGCTTTAAAGCCATGGCTTCTGGCAGCACACCAGCCAACTCTACTACGTCACAAATCCAGTTTATGGGCAATTCAGCCGTAGCGGAAGCGGAAGCAGCATTACAGTCTCTCGGCTATAAACCCGCTGAGGCACAGAAACTGGTGAATGCCGCCAAAGGCGACTTTACCGAAGCCAGCGACATTATACGCGCTGCGTTAAAGTCGATGAATCGTTAA
- a CDS encoding FAD-dependent monooxygenase gives MTQHYDTDVLIIGTGPAGSTLGLALANYGIKVQLFTQFSWLANSPRAHITNQRAMEVLRDLGVEEQVKEIATPWDQMGESLITTSLVGEEIARMSAWGTGDERHGDYIKGSPCPLVDLIQPKMEALLVQNAGERGAIFNFNTEYLSHVQDEDGVTATFLNRITNTEFSLRAKYLVGMDGAKSRVLEQLALPLEGIMARAGTVYVTFKADLTKYVQHRPAILQWIVNPEASFGDLGMGLLRAITPWNEWIMGWGFDISKGEPQVTEEQVRARLNAFVGAKVEEVEIQKLSYWYVNQTWATEYSKGRVFCGGDAVHRHPPSSGLGSNTCMQDAFNLGWKLAYAVKGWAAPSLLDSYTTERAPVGKQIVARANQSRFDYKYLKEVFGFDQGMTTQKQMLERIFAEDEQGAEIRQKLFKALAVKNYEFNAQGVELNQRYTSNAIMNESEPERFERDQQLYLQATTRPGAKVPHTWLINANGQKQSTLDITGKGRFTLLTGLSGKGWKQAAEALNLPYLDVIQIGSRNYRDVYGTWNAKSEIHESGAVLVRPDGYVAWRYQDSTNDQFDYANTLKAVLKQIQLIVE, from the coding sequence ATGACGCAGCATTATGACACTGATGTTCTGATCATTGGTACCGGTCCTGCAGGTTCAACATTGGGTTTGGCTTTGGCCAATTATGGTATCAAAGTACAACTGTTTACCCAGTTTAGCTGGCTGGCCAATAGTCCACGTGCACATATCACCAATCAACGTGCCATGGAAGTATTACGTGATCTTGGTGTTGAAGAACAGGTCAAAGAAATCGCTACACCTTGGGATCAGATGGGTGAAAGCCTGATTACCACCAGTCTGGTCGGCGAAGAAATCGCCCGCATGAGTGCCTGGGGAACAGGTGATGAACGTCATGGTGATTACATCAAAGGTAGTCCATGCCCATTGGTCGATCTGATTCAGCCAAAAATGGAAGCTTTACTGGTGCAGAATGCTGGTGAACGTGGTGCGATTTTTAATTTTAATACTGAATACCTGTCACACGTACAAGATGAAGATGGCGTGACTGCTACTTTTTTGAATCGTATTACCAATACTGAATTTAGCTTAAGAGCGAAATATCTGGTAGGTATGGATGGTGCTAAGTCTCGTGTATTGGAACAGCTTGCTTTACCACTAGAAGGTATCATGGCACGTGCCGGTACAGTGTATGTGACCTTTAAAGCTGATTTGACTAAATATGTACAGCACCGCCCTGCCATTCTGCAATGGATCGTTAATCCGGAAGCGAGCTTTGGCGACCTCGGTATGGGCTTATTACGTGCCATTACGCCATGGAATGAATGGATTATGGGCTGGGGCTTTGACATTTCCAAAGGCGAGCCACAAGTGACTGAAGAACAGGTTCGTGCCCGCCTGAATGCCTTTGTCGGTGCCAAAGTTGAAGAAGTCGAAATTCAGAAACTGTCGTACTGGTATGTGAACCAGACCTGGGCAACTGAATATTCTAAAGGCCGTGTGTTCTGTGGTGGTGATGCGGTACACCGCCATCCACCATCAAGTGGTTTAGGTTCGAATACCTGTATGCAGGATGCCTTTAACCTGGGCTGGAAATTAGCATATGCAGTCAAAGGTTGGGCTGCACCTTCCCTGCTGGATTCCTATACCACTGAACGTGCACCGGTGGGTAAGCAGATTGTAGCGCGTGCCAATCAATCACGTTTTGACTATAAATACCTGAAAGAAGTCTTTGGTTTTGATCAAGGTATGACTACACAAAAACAAATGCTGGAACGTATTTTTGCGGAAGATGAGCAAGGTGCTGAAATCCGTCAAAAACTATTTAAAGCACTTGCTGTTAAAAACTACGAGTTTAATGCCCAAGGTGTAGAACTGAATCAACGCTATACATCTAATGCAATCATGAACGAATCTGAGCCTGAAAGATTTGAGCGTGATCAGCAGCTTTATCTGCAAGCAACGACACGTCCAGGTGCCAAAGTGCCACATACCTGGTTGATCAATGCAAATGGTCAAAAGCAATCGACTTTAGATATTACTGGTAAAGGTCGTTTTACTTTGTTGACTGGATTATCAGGCAAAGGCTGGAAACAGGCAGCTGAAGCATTGAATCTGCCATATCTGGACGTAATTCAAATTGGTTCACGTAACTATCGTGATGTATATGGTACCTGGAATGCCAAGTCTGAAATTCATGAATCTGGTGCTGTGCTGGTTCGTCCAGATGGTTATGTCGCTTGGCGTTATCAGGATAGTACCAATGATCAGTTTGATTATGCGAATACACTAAAGGCAGTGTTAAAACAGATTCAGTTAATTGTTGAATGA
- a CDS encoding LysR substrate-binding domain-containing protein has protein sequence MELRHLRYFMTVAQQQSFTKAAEKLFTAQPSLSQQIKDLEQEVGVNLFDRSSRKVKLTDEGQAFQIYAEKALENAKLAVAAARQVAQQKNNQIHIGFLNVAEIKVMPQILAQLKKTMPNLKINLHSLTCMEQIQRLKNAELDLCITRFHLDHPDFDNIHLLTEQIYLVAAQHLHPTDRILKLQELKNHNLIMCEQNTSSVFYGKLDQLLGIDQLDHEQVLWVTNVLQHINLTNMGMGFSFAPEYLLRYLNDHVKIIRADEVLPKLDLYATFNKNSQNPALKMITQALNNTINI, from the coding sequence ATGGAACTTCGACATTTACGCTATTTTATGACTGTGGCGCAGCAACAAAGTTTTACCAAGGCTGCCGAAAAGCTGTTTACCGCCCAGCCGTCGTTAAGCCAGCAAATTAAGGATCTGGAACAGGAAGTTGGTGTAAATCTGTTTGATCGTTCATCCAGAAAAGTTAAACTTACCGATGAAGGGCAGGCATTTCAGATCTATGCTGAAAAAGCACTGGAAAATGCCAAGCTGGCAGTGGCAGCAGCACGCCAGGTTGCACAGCAGAAAAATAATCAGATCCATATTGGTTTTTTGAATGTGGCAGAAATCAAAGTGATGCCACAGATTCTGGCACAGCTTAAAAAAACCATGCCGAACTTAAAAATTAACTTGCATAGCCTGACCTGTATGGAACAGATTCAGCGGCTAAAAAATGCTGAACTGGATTTATGTATTACCCGTTTTCATCTGGATCATCCAGATTTTGACAATATTCATTTATTGACCGAACAAATTTATCTGGTTGCCGCTCAGCATTTGCATCCTACAGATCGCATCCTGAAATTACAGGAACTGAAAAATCACAATCTGATTATGTGTGAGCAGAATACATCATCCGTGTTTTATGGAAAGTTGGATCAGTTGCTCGGTATTGATCAGCTCGATCATGAGCAGGTGCTGTGGGTGACCAATGTGTTGCAACATATCAATCTGACCAATATGGGGATGGGTTTTAGTTTTGCTCCGGAATATTTACTTCGTTATTTAAATGATCATGTGAAGATCATCCGGGCGGATGAGGTGCTGCCAAAACTGGATTTATATGCAACATTTAACAAGAATTCTCAAAATCCTGCATTGAAGATGATTACCCAAGCCCTTAACAATACGATAAATATCTGA
- a CDS encoding NGG1p interacting factor NIF3: MLKLIYYVPDENLEDTKNAVFAAGAGGIGEYTNCAWQVLGTGQFKPQDGADPHIGEVGKLEQVAEWRVEILVPDEKAVEVAKALKKSHPYEEPAFEFIQLLDIKV, translated from the coding sequence ATGTTAAAGCTGATTTATTACGTGCCGGACGAAAATCTGGAAGACACTAAAAATGCAGTGTTTGCAGCAGGAGCGGGCGGTATTGGTGAGTATACGAACTGCGCCTGGCAGGTTTTGGGAACAGGACAGTTTAAGCCGCAGGATGGAGCAGATCCTCATATCGGTGAAGTCGGTAAACTGGAACAGGTAGCAGAATGGCGGGTAGAAATTCTGGTGCCAGATGAAAAGGCAGTCGAGGTCGCTAAAGCCTTAAAAAAAAGCCATCCTTATGAAGAGCCGGCTTTTGAGTTTATCCAGTTGCTGGATATCAAAGTCTAA
- a CDS encoding KGW motif small protein produces the protein MAKTLRIMDRTELRQKGWWLFGFVVGLQVLFLVGSYFLQGS, from the coding sequence ATGGCTAAAACACTCAGAATAATGGATAGAACGGAATTGCGTCAGAAAGGTTGGTGGTTATTTGGTTTTGTTGTTGGCCTACAAGTATTGTTTCTGGTCGGTAGTTATTTTCTGCAGGGTTCTTGA
- the purL gene encoding phosphoribosylformylglycinamidine synthase, with protein sequence MFIVAGAPAHSSFKKTQLLSRLTPISSVQSLESQFVYLFDQALGEQQQQSALQLLNDGQSFELRQAAEDEIQILVTPRVGTISPWSSKATDIFANCNTPVHRLERGVLFTLKGVKELSKEALQVLHDRMTESVFNAIEDAAVLFVETAPKPLNSIDILGQGKEALVKANNEFGFALSAEEIDYLTEAFTKLGRNPNDIELMMFAQANSEHCRHKIFGSEWTIDGEVQPLSLFQMIKNTYKESPTDVLSAYKDNASVIVGFDTQRFYPTQEDNGHQVYKYKSQAAHILMKVETHNHPTAIAPFAGAATGSGGEIRDEGATGRGGKPKAGLTGFTVSNLNIPGFEQPWEENYGKPSRMASPLQIMIEGPLGGAAFNNEFGRPALNGYFRTFEQNVNGEVKGFHKPIMIAGGYGNIRPDHVEKDPIQPGDLLIVLGGPAMLIGLGGGAASSVDSGTMGENLDFASVQRENPEMERRCQEVIDTCWRMEDHNPIVSVHDVGAGGISNAMPELVNDHELGAVLDLRKIPSLEPGMSPMEIWSNEAQERYVLAIRPSSLELFESICARERCPFAVLGEATEARHLTVEDPLFGNKPVDMPMQVMLGGTPRMSRSYETAERKGDDFDASKVTDLKDAIYRVIKNPTVASKSFLITIGDRSITGMVARDQMVGPWQVPVADAAVTTTSLVGYTGEAMAMGERPPVALLNPAASARLSVAESISNIMSAKIEKISDIKLSANWMAAAGQPGEDQALFEGVKAIGMEMCPALGIAIPVGKDSLSMRTTWNDEGIDKSVTSPMSGVITAFAPVTDVRKTLTPELKNLESVLVRIDLSKGQFRLGGSILAQVYKAIGSVTPDVDSFDDFKAFFALVQDWNNRGLIKAYHDIGDGGLVATVAEMMFASRLGVALEDQSVAGLFAEEIGAVLQIAKADWEALQAEIAASTLKDAISVVGTVNNTDQLTVNGLVLERADLQVAWTEVSHQIQRLRDNVETADQEFALVTDKAHKGLIAQPTFDLNEQIEAPFINSRRPSMAILREQGVNGHIEMAAAFDKVGFNTVDVHMSDLLAGRISLEDFEGLVTCGGFSYGDVLGAGGGWAKSVLFNQQLRDQFEKFFNRQETFSLGICNGCQMLSQLAPLIPGADAWPRFHRNKSEVFEARSVNVRVEKSHSVLLEGMEGSILPIAVAHGEGRVVASAENIAALNANNQVIMRYVDSQGNATEQYPLNPNGSPEGISGVTSKDGRATILMPHPERNFRAIQHSWKPEDWDQDGAWLRMFRNARKFIG encoded by the coding sequence ATGTTTATCGTTGCCGGTGCACCTGCACACTCTTCTTTTAAGAAAACTCAACTACTCTCGCGCTTAACGCCAATTAGTTCTGTTCAATCACTAGAAAGTCAATTTGTCTATCTTTTTGACCAAGCGCTAGGTGAGCAACAACAGCAATCCGCTTTACAGCTTCTCAATGATGGTCAATCTTTTGAACTCCGCCAAGCGGCAGAAGATGAAATCCAAATTTTAGTGACTCCACGTGTCGGTACAATTTCTCCGTGGTCATCGAAAGCAACGGACATTTTTGCTAACTGTAATACGCCGGTTCACCGCCTTGAACGCGGCGTTTTATTTACTCTAAAAGGGGTAAAAGAGCTTTCTAAAGAAGCATTACAAGTGCTGCATGACCGCATGACTGAAAGTGTTTTCAATGCGATTGAAGATGCGGCTGTACTGTTTGTTGAAACTGCACCAAAACCTTTAAATAGCATTGATATTTTAGGTCAAGGTAAAGAAGCGCTTGTTAAAGCCAACAACGAATTTGGTTTCGCGTTATCTGCTGAAGAAATCGATTACTTGACTGAAGCATTTACCAAGCTTGGTCGTAACCCGAATGACATCGAACTGATGATGTTTGCGCAAGCAAACTCTGAACACTGCCGTCATAAAATCTTCGGTTCAGAATGGACAATCGATGGTGAAGTTCAACCATTGTCATTGTTCCAGATGATTAAAAATACCTATAAAGAATCACCAACAGATGTATTGTCTGCATATAAAGACAATGCATCGGTGATTGTTGGTTTTGATACGCAACGTTTCTACCCAACTCAAGAAGATAACGGTCATCAGGTTTATAAATACAAGAGCCAGGCTGCTCACATCCTGATGAAAGTGGAAACCCATAACCACCCAACAGCGATTGCACCATTTGCTGGTGCTGCGACTGGTTCAGGCGGTGAAATCCGTGATGAAGGCGCAACAGGTCGTGGTGGTAAACCGAAAGCTGGTTTAACTGGTTTCACCGTATCGAACCTGAACATTCCTGGCTTCGAACAGCCTTGGGAAGAAAACTACGGCAAACCATCACGTATGGCATCCCCACTTCAAATTATGATTGAAGGTCCATTGGGTGGTGCTGCGTTCAACAATGAATTCGGTCGTCCTGCCTTAAATGGTTACTTCCGTACTTTTGAACAAAATGTAAATGGCGAAGTAAAAGGTTTCCATAAGCCAATTATGATTGCCGGTGGTTACGGTAACATCCGTCCAGATCACGTTGAAAAAGATCCAATCCAACCAGGTGATTTATTGATCGTGTTGGGTGGTCCTGCGATGCTGATCGGTCTTGGCGGTGGTGCTGCATCTTCTGTAGACAGCGGTACTATGGGCGAGAACTTAGACTTCGCTTCTGTACAGCGTGAAAACCCGGAAATGGAACGTCGTTGCCAAGAAGTCATCGATACCTGCTGGCGTATGGAAGATCACAACCCAATCGTATCTGTACACGATGTCGGTGCGGGCGGTATTTCAAACGCAATGCCTGAATTGGTAAACGATCACGAATTAGGTGCAGTCCTTGATCTTCGTAAGATTCCATCGCTTGAGCCAGGTATGTCTCCAATGGAAATCTGGTCAAACGAAGCACAAGAGCGTTATGTACTTGCGATTCGTCCATCTTCATTAGAGTTATTTGAATCGATCTGTGCACGTGAGCGTTGTCCGTTTGCGGTATTGGGTGAAGCGACTGAAGCACGTCACTTAACCGTTGAAGATCCATTGTTCGGCAACAAGCCTGTGGATATGCCAATGCAAGTGATGCTTGGCGGTACACCACGTATGAGCCGTTCTTATGAGACTGCTGAACGTAAAGGCGACGACTTCGACGCATCTAAAGTGACTGATCTTAAAGATGCGATTTATCGTGTGATTAAGAACCCAACAGTTGCATCTAAATCGTTCTTGATCACCATCGGTGACCGTTCGATTACTGGTATGGTTGCGCGTGACCAAATGGTAGGTCCATGGCAAGTGCCAGTGGCTGATGCTGCTGTAACCACAACAAGCCTTGTAGGTTACACAGGTGAAGCGATGGCAATGGGTGAACGTCCACCAGTTGCATTGTTAAATCCTGCTGCATCTGCACGTTTATCAGTTGCTGAATCAATCTCGAACATTATGTCTGCGAAGATTGAAAAGATCAGCGACATTAAATTGTCTGCAAACTGGATGGCTGCTGCGGGTCAACCGGGCGAAGACCAAGCGTTATTCGAAGGCGTAAAAGCCATCGGTATGGAAATGTGTCCTGCATTGGGCATCGCAATTCCAGTCGGTAAAGATTCGCTTTCTATGCGTACGACTTGGAATGACGAAGGCATCGATAAATCTGTGACTTCTCCAATGTCAGGCGTGATCACTGCGTTCGCACCTGTAACAGATGTTCGTAAGACATTGACACCAGAATTGAAAAACCTTGAGTCTGTACTGGTACGTATCGACTTGTCTAAAGGTCAATTCCGTTTAGGTGGTTCGATTCTTGCTCAGGTTTATAAGGCAATCGGTTCAGTAACGCCTGATGTCGACAGCTTTGATGATTTCAAAGCATTCTTTGCATTGGTTCAAGACTGGAACAACCGTGGCTTAATCAAAGCTTACCATGACATCGGTGATGGTGGTTTGGTTGCTACTGTTGCGGAAATGATGTTCGCTTCACGTCTAGGTGTAGCACTTGAAGATCAATCTGTTGCAGGTCTGTTTGCAGAAGAAATTGGTGCAGTGCTGCAAATCGCGAAAGCGGATTGGGAAGCATTACAAGCTGAAATTGCAGCGTCTACATTGAAAGATGCAATTTCAGTGGTTGGTACTGTGAACAATACAGATCAATTGACTGTAAATGGTCTAGTCCTTGAGCGTGCTGACTTGCAAGTGGCTTGGACTGAAGTATCACATCAAATTCAACGTTTACGTGACAACGTCGAAACTGCTGATCAAGAATTTGCATTAGTTACAGACAAAGCGCACAAAGGTTTGATCGCTCAACCGACATTCGATCTGAATGAGCAAATTGAAGCACCGTTCATTAACTCACGTCGTCCAAGCATGGCTATTCTGCGTGAGCAGGGTGTCAATGGTCATATTGAAATGGCAGCTGCGTTCGACAAAGTTGGCTTTAATACAGTTGACGTACACATGAGTGATCTGTTGGCAGGTCGTATCAGTCTGGAAGATTTCGAAGGTCTGGTGACTTGTGGTGGCTTCTCTTACGGCGACGTATTGGGTGCAGGTGGCGGCTGGGCAAAATCAGTATTGTTCAATCAGCAACTGCGTGACCAGTTCGAAAAATTCTTTAACCGTCAGGAAACCTTCTCTCTAGGGATCTGTAACGGTTGTCAAATGTTGTCTCAATTGGCTCCACTGATTCCAGGTGCAGATGCATGGCCGCGTTTCCACCGCAACAAGTCAGAAGTATTTGAAGCACGTAGCGTTAACGTTCGTGTAGAAAAATCTCACTCTGTATTGTTAGAAGGTATGGAAGGTTCGATTCTGCCAATCGCTGTGGCGCATGGCGAAGGTCGTGTCGTTGCATCAGCTGAAAACATTGCTGCATTGAATGCCAATAATCAGGTAATCATGCGCTATGTCGACAGCCAAGGTAATGCAACTGAGCAATATCCATTGAACCCGAACGGTTCGCCTGAAGGTATTTCTGGTGTGACGTCTAAAGATGGTCGTGCAACAATCCTGATGCCACATCCTGAGCGTAACTTCCGTGCGATCCAGCACTCTTGGAAACCTGAAGATTGGGATCAAGACGGTGCTTGGTTACGTATGTTCCGTAATGCACGTAAATTTATTGGTTAA
- a CDS encoding deoxyguanosinetriphosphate triphosphohydrolase, whose amino-acid sequence MTQMRWLELLSTVRIGSKKQSSELARSPFHKDYDRIIFSQSFRQLNRKTQVHPLTQHDGIHTRLTHSLEVSCIGRSLGMLAAEKIRDQLPPWISPADVGAIIQAACLAHDIGNPPFGHAGEYAIREWFDDASHTDFLKNLSPEQEADVRQFEGNAQGLRLLTKIDYHPNDGGMRLTYATLGAYLKYPWLSQTIDPTGNTPASHRPKFGCYQSEKEILKEIAEQLGLIQLGEYRYCRHPLTYLLEAADDICYALIDLEDGISLNMLSYAEVEPVFLNLLGDYGTPSEISMPGTTWQQRIAALRGRVMKRLVAEVTTAFAHHQQEILMGQLKGSLLAYCSADIEIGINRAKELARDRIFEHPQKAGLEIIAHQSLQTILDAFIPLTTPHKNLSFKEQRLMAILKRSGAQFHADHYDNIMQVLDIISKFSDHQAYNLAQELHGNKAGLI is encoded by the coding sequence ATGACTCAAATGCGTTGGCTGGAATTACTCTCCACTGTCCGTATTGGCAGCAAAAAACAAAGTTCTGAACTGGCTCGCAGCCCGTTCCATAAAGACTATGACCGTATTATTTTTTCGCAAAGTTTCCGCCAGCTAAACCGTAAAACCCAGGTCCACCCCCTGACCCAGCATGATGGTATTCATACCCGTTTGACCCATTCACTGGAAGTGTCCTGTATTGGCCGTTCACTGGGTATGCTGGCTGCGGAAAAAATCAGGGATCAGTTACCCCCGTGGATTTCTCCTGCCGATGTCGGAGCCATCATTCAGGCTGCCTGTCTGGCGCATGATATTGGCAATCCACCTTTTGGCCATGCCGGTGAATACGCCATTCGTGAATGGTTTGATGATGCTTCCCATACTGACTTCCTGAAAAACCTGAGTCCGGAACAGGAAGCTGATGTCCGTCAGTTCGAGGGTAATGCCCAAGGTCTGCGCCTGCTGACCAAGATTGACTATCATCCCAATGATGGCGGTATGCGTCTGACCTATGCCACCCTGGGTGCTTATTTGAAATATCCATGGTTATCGCAGACCATCGATCCTACGGGCAATACCCCAGCCAGCCATCGTCCAAAGTTTGGTTGCTATCAGTCTGAAAAAGAGATTTTAAAGGAAATCGCCGAACAGCTCGGTTTGATTCAGCTCGGTGAATATCGCTATTGCCGTCATCCTCTAACCTATCTGCTCGAAGCTGCTGATGATATCTGCTATGCACTGATTGATCTGGAAGATGGCATCAGCCTGAACATGCTCAGCTATGCTGAAGTAGAACCGGTATTTTTAAACCTATTAGGTGATTATGGTACACCTTCCGAGATCAGCATGCCGGGGACGACCTGGCAGCAAAGGATTGCTGCCCTGCGTGGCCGGGTGATGAAACGTCTGGTAGCTGAAGTCACGACGGCATTTGCCCATCACCAGCAGGAAATCCTGATGGGTCAGCTCAAAGGTTCATTGCTTGCTTACTGCAGTGCAGATATTGAAATCGGGATTAATCGAGCCAAAGAACTGGCGCGGGACAGAATTTTTGAGCACCCGCAGAAAGCAGGTCTGGAAATCATTGCCCATCAGAGTCTGCAAACCATTCTGGATGCCTTTATTCCACTGACCACGCCACATAAAAACCTGAGTTTCAAGGAACAGCGTTTGATGGCAATTCTTAAACGTTCGGGTGCGCAGTTCCATGCCGATCATTATGACAATATCATGCAGGTACTGGATATTATTTCCAAGTTCTCGGATCATCAGGCCTACAATCTGGCACAGGAACTTCATGGCAATAAAGCTGGATTAATTTAA